CGCGACGGAACGCTTGCACCAGCGGCGGCGTCAGCACCCGGGCGATGCGCGGCGGCAGGCCCACCGACACCTTGCCGGCGGGCGTCTCGCGCAGGCTGCGCAGGTCTTCCCGGGCGCGCTCGGCCAGGGCCAGCAGGGCGCGGGCATGCTCCACGAAGCGCAGGCCCGCCTCGGTGGGCTCCACGCCCCGGCCGTTGCGGTACAGCAGATGCTGGCCCAGTTCCTGTTCCAGCAGGCGCACCTGCCGGCTCAGGGTGGGTTGGGCCACGTCCAGCATCTCGGCCGCGCGTGAGAAGCTGCGGCGCTCGGCAACGCGCAGGAAATATTCGATCTGCTTGAGGTCCATGAGGCGGGTGGGGCGGGGATGCGCGGGGACGGGAGTCTGAGGTATTTATATTTTCTATATCTGAAATCAAAGATATAGCATTGTTCGGCAGGCCGCAATCCATGACCATGGCGCTTTCCCCGCAGGATCGTCCCGTGTCCGATTGTCGTCCGCCGCTCGCATCCCCGTCCCGTCCCCGCTACGCCTTGCCGCCGGGCGCCTGCGATACCCATTGCCATGTGTTCGGGCCGGCCGACGTGTTTCCGTATGCCGAGGGCCGTTCTTACACGCCGCCCGACGCGCCGCAGTCCCGGCTGGCCGCGCTGCACGCGCACCTGGGCATCCGCCGCGCCGTGGTGGTGCAGGCCAATTGCCACGGCGCCGACCATGCCGCGCTGCTGGACGCGCTGGCCCGCAGCGAAGGCCGCTATCGCGGCGTGGCGCTGCTGGGGGCGGATGCGACCCCCGCGTCGGTACGCGCGCTGCACGACGCCGGCGTGCGCGGGGCCCGCTTCAACTTCGTGCCCCATCTGGGCGGTGCGCCGGACCCGGCCGTCTTCGACCATGTGGTCGGCCTGATCGCGCCGCTGGGCTGGCATCTGTGCCTGCATCTGGACGGCGCCCAGCTGCCCGGGCTGCTGCCGCGCCTGCGCGCGCTGCCGCTGCCCTTCGTGATCGACCACATGGGCCGGGTGCGCGCGGCCGACGGGCTGGACGCGCCGGCCTTTCGCGCGCTGCTGGGCCTGGCGGACCTGCCGGGCGCCTGGGTGAAGGTGTCGGGCCTGGACCGCATCGGCGCGGGCAGGCGGCCGTTCGCCGAGGGCATCCCCTTCGTGCGGGCGCTGGTGGAGGCCATGCCCGAGCGCACCTTGTGGGGCACCGACTGGCCGCACCCGAACGTGCGCGGCGACATGCCGGACGACGGCGAATTATGCGACGCCTTCTTCCTGGCCTGTCCGGACGACGAGGCGCGCCGCCAGGTGCTGGTGCACAACCCGGCGCGGCTGTACGGATTTCCCTGACCCCAGCGCCGCGCGCCCGGCCGGGCCGCGTGGCGACGACCCTATTCGATTCCAAAGGAGACAAACATGTTGAAGAAACTATTCTGCGCCGCCCTGCTGGGGCTGGCCGCCACCGGCGCGGCGCGCGCGGATGCGCCCGTGCGGCTGATCATCGCCTTCCCGCCGGGCGGTCCGGTGGACCTGGTGGGCCGCGTGCTGGCCGAGCAGCTGGGCAAGGAACTCAAGCAGCAGGTGATCGTGGAGAACAAGGCCGGCGCCAACGGCAATATCGCCGCGTCCTACGTGGCCAAGGCGCCTGGCGACGGCTCGGTGCTGTTCCTGACCAGCGTCGGCGCCGTGTCCATCAGCCCGGCGCTGTACAAGGACCTGCCCTATGATCCGGCGCGCGACTTCGCGCCGGTCTCGCGGGTGGTCAACAACGCCACCGTGTTCGTGGTCAACCCGGCCAACCTGGCTGTGGATGCGGCCGATTTCGTCAAGCGCTCGCAGGCCGACTCGCAGCCGGTGGCGGTGGGCTCGTCCGGCATCGGCAGCATTCCGCACCTGACGCTGGAGATGTTCGCCGACGCCAGCCGCGCCAAGGTCATGCACGTGCCCTACAAGGGCGCGGCGCCGGTGATCAATGATGTGATGGGCAACCAGGTGGCGGGCTTCTTCGGCGACGTGCCGGGCCTGATCGGGCATATCCAGGGCGGCAAGCTCAAGGCGCTGGGCATCGCCGCGCCGTCGCGCCATCCGCTGTTGCCGGACGTCAAGACGCTGGCCGAGCAGGGCATCGCCGGCGTGGAGTCCAACAACTGGTACGGGCTGGTGGCGCCGGCCGCCACCCCGGCGGCCACCGTGGACAAGCTCAACCAGGCGGTGCGCGCGGCGCTGGGCAGCGAGGCCGTGCGCGCGCGGCTGGAGAAGTTCGGCGCCCAGGCCGCGCCCAGCTCGCCGCAGGAACTGGCGGCGCTGATCGCGTCCGACCGCGACAAGTGGACCGCGCTGATCCAGCGCAAGAACATCCGGCCGGAGTGAGCGCCATGGACGCATGCAGAGTGACGCCGGTGGAACCGGGCGCGCGGCCGGCGCTGGCCGGCCTGGAAGCGCGCATCGCCGCCGCGCGCGGCCGCATCTCGCCGCTGTACCAGGTGCTGCTGAACAGCCCGGCCGTGACCGAGGGCTGGGAGGCCATGCTGACCGCCATCCGCCAGAAGACGGCGCTGGCGCCGCGCCTGCGCGAGCTGATCATCCTGCGGGTGGCGACGCTGAACGGCGCGCCCTACGAGTTCGAGGCCCATGTGCCGCACGCGCGCCAGGCCGGCATGCCGGACGCGCTGATCGAGCGCCTGCGCGCCGGCCCAGCGCCGGCGGAGCTGGCGGAAGGGTCGGAGGGGCTGGCGCCGGGCGAGGCCGAGGCGCTGGCGCTGACCGACGCCATGACGCGCGGCATCGAGGTGCCGGACGCGGTGTTCGCGCCGCTGCGCGCGCTGCATGACGACCAGGCGCTGGTGGAATTGACGGCGACCGTGGCGGCCTACAACATGGTGTCGCGTTTCCTGGTCGCCCTGCGCGTCGGACACTGAGGAATGGGAAAGTGACGGATACCGTATTGCTGTTGTCCCTGGGCGAGCGCATCGGCGCGCCGCGCGCCGCCGGCATCGCCGGCAGGCTGGCCGACGGCCTGCCCAACGTGCGCGTGAGCGCCTATGCGGCCGTAGACGAGGACGAGACCTATCTGTACATCGACGGCGGCGAAGGCACCTTGCCCGAAGTGGGCGCGCGCGTGGCCGAGCAGTTGCCCGGCGCCAGCGTGCGCGTGCTGCACCGGACGCTGGACCTGCCGGGCGCCTCCAGCGGCCAGGACGCGCCCTGGCACTACATCGTCGAGACCGATGTGCTGCCCGAGGCCGAGGCCGACCTGAACGCCTGGTACGACCAGGAACATCTGCCCGGCCTGGCCGCCGTGCCGGGCACCGTGCGCGCGCTGCGCTATGAGTGCCGCCACAAGGGGCCGCGCTACCTGGCCTGCTACGACCTGCACACGCGCGAGACCTTCGGCAGCCCGCCGTGGCTGGCGGTGCGGGCCACGGACTGGAGCAGCCGGGTGCGGCCGTCGTTCCGCAACACGCGGCGCACGATGTTCATGAGGATCCTGTAGGCGGCGGGCGCACGCCACGCCGTCCAGGCTGGCGGGCAAGACGACAAGACGACAAGCAAAAGGGCCGGACTGCGCTGTCCGGCCCTTTGTCGCCGGGGCGGCATGCGCTCCGGCGGATCCTGCTCGCAGGCTTACTTGAGCTGGCCGAGCAGCAGGAACTCCATCAGCGCCTTCTGCACGTGCATGCGGTTCTCAGCCTCGTCCCAGACCACGCTTTGTGGGCCGTCGATGACGTCGCCGGTGACTTCCTCGCCCCGGTGGGCGGGCAGGCAGTGCATGAACACGGCTTGCGGATCGGCCACGGCCATCATCTCGGCGTCGACGCGCCAGTCGGCGAAGGCGGCGCGGCGCTCTTCGTTCTCGGCCTCATAGCCCATGCTGGTCCAGACGTCGGTGGTCACCAGGTGCGCGCCCTTGCAGGCCTCCATGGGATCCTTGAACTGACGCAGCACCTTGTCGGACGGATTGCCGATGCGCGCCGGTTCCAGCTCGTAGCCGGCCGGGCCGGACACGTGCAGCGTGAAGCCCAGCAGCTCGGCGGCCTGCAGCCAGGTGTAGGCCATGTTGTTGGCGTCGCCCACCCAGGCCACCGTCTTGCCGGCGATGGGGCCGCGATGCTCGATGTAGGTGAAGATGTCGGCCAGGATCTGGCAGGGGTGGAATTCGTTGGTCAGGCCGTTGATCACGGGCACGCGCGAGTGCGAGGCGAAGCGCTCGATGCGGGTTTGCTCGAACGTGCGGATCATGACGATGTCGACCATGCGCGAGATGACGCGCGCGGTGTCCTCGATGGGCTCGGAGCGGCCCAGCTGGGAGTCGTTGGACGTCAGGTTGATGACCGAGCCGCCCATCTGGTACATGCCGGCCTCGAACGACACGCGGGTGCGCGTGCTGGCCTTTTCGAACACCATCGCCAGCGTGCGGTCGTGCAGCGGCATGTGGGGTTCGTAGCGCTTGAACTTGTCCTTGATGAGGCGCGCGCGGTCCAGCACGTACGCGATCTCGGCGGACGAGAAATCCTTGAACTGAAGAAAGTGCCGCAACGGGCCGTTTTGAGTCGTAGGTGGTGTCATGGTGAGGTCGCAGGTCAAAGTGCCCGGCCGGGCTCGTGGCCCGGCAGGGGTGTTGATGATGTCTTGTCGGCCAGGAAATCCCGGATCAGCGGGACCAGGATCTCGACGATCCGGTCGGCTTCTGTCCGGTTGAGGATCAGGGGCGGCAGCATGCGGATGACGCGGTCGCGCGTGACGTTGATGAGCAGGCCCGCCTCGAGCGCGCGCAGCGCCAGCGCGCCGCAGGGCCGGGCCAGCTCGATGCCCAACATCAGGCCGCGTCCGCGGATCTCGGTCACGCCGGGCGTGCCGGCCAGCGCGGCGGCCAGCGATTCGCGCAGGTGCGCGCCCACCGCGTGGGCATTGTCGAGCAGGTTGTCGGATTCGATGGCGTCCAGCACCGCCAGCCCGGCCGCGCAGGCCAGCGGGCCGCCGCCGAAGGTGGTGCCGTGGCTGCCGGGCGTCAGCACGCCGGCGGCGGGGCCGGCCGCCAGCATGGCGCCGATGGGCACGCCGCCCGCCAGGCCCTTGGCCAGCGTCATCACGTCGGGCCGGATGCCGGCCCATTGGTGCGCGAACCACTTGCCGCTGCGGCCGATGCCGGACTGCACTTCGTCGATCATCAGCAGCCAGCCGCGCTCGGTACAGAGCTGGCGCAGCGCCTGCAGGTAGGCGGCGTCCGACGGCCGGATGCCGCCTTCGCCCTGCAGCGCCTC
The Achromobacter sp. AONIH1 DNA segment above includes these coding regions:
- a CDS encoding amidohydrolase → MSDCRPPLASPSRPRYALPPGACDTHCHVFGPADVFPYAEGRSYTPPDAPQSRLAALHAHLGIRRAVVVQANCHGADHAALLDALARSEGRYRGVALLGADATPASVRALHDAGVRGARFNFVPHLGGAPDPAVFDHVVGLIAPLGWHLCLHLDGAQLPGLLPRLRALPLPFVIDHMGRVRAADGLDAPAFRALLGLADLPGAWVKVSGLDRIGAGRRPFAEGIPFVRALVEAMPERTLWGTDWPHPNVRGDMPDDGELCDAFFLACPDDEARRQVLVHNPARLYGFP
- a CDS encoding tripartite tricarboxylate transporter substrate binding protein → MLKKLFCAALLGLAATGAARADAPVRLIIAFPPGGPVDLVGRVLAEQLGKELKQQVIVENKAGANGNIAASYVAKAPGDGSVLFLTSVGAVSISPALYKDLPYDPARDFAPVSRVVNNATVFVVNPANLAVDAADFVKRSQADSQPVAVGSSGIGSIPHLTLEMFADASRAKVMHVPYKGAAPVINDVMGNQVAGFFGDVPGLIGHIQGGKLKALGIAAPSRHPLLPDVKTLAEQGIAGVESNNWYGLVAPAATPAATVDKLNQAVRAALGSEAVRARLEKFGAQAAPSSPQELAALIASDRDKWTALIQRKNIRPE
- a CDS encoding carboxymuconolactone decarboxylase family protein, whose translation is MDACRVTPVEPGARPALAGLEARIAAARGRISPLYQVLLNSPAVTEGWEAMLTAIRQKTALAPRLRELIILRVATLNGAPYEFEAHVPHARQAGMPDALIERLRAGPAPAELAEGSEGLAPGEAEALALTDAMTRGIEVPDAVFAPLRALHDDQALVELTATVAAYNMVSRFLVALRVGH
- a CDS encoding DUF4286 family protein is translated as MTDTVLLLSLGERIGAPRAAGIAGRLADGLPNVRVSAYAAVDEDETYLYIDGGEGTLPEVGARVAEQLPGASVRVLHRTLDLPGASSGQDAPWHYIVETDVLPEAEADLNAWYDQEHLPGLAAVPGTVRALRYECRHKGPRYLACYDLHTRETFGSPPWLAVRATDWSSRVRPSFRNTRRTMFMRIL
- the argF gene encoding ornithine carbamoyltransferase produces the protein MTPPTTQNGPLRHFLQFKDFSSAEIAYVLDRARLIKDKFKRYEPHMPLHDRTLAMVFEKASTRTRVSFEAGMYQMGGSVINLTSNDSQLGRSEPIEDTARVISRMVDIVMIRTFEQTRIERFASHSRVPVINGLTNEFHPCQILADIFTYIEHRGPIAGKTVAWVGDANNMAYTWLQAAELLGFTLHVSGPAGYELEPARIGNPSDKVLRQFKDPMEACKGAHLVTTDVWTSMGYEAENEERRAAFADWRVDAEMMAVADPQAVFMHCLPAHRGEEVTGDVIDGPQSVVWDEAENRMHVQKALMEFLLLGQLK
- a CDS encoding aspartate aminotransferase family protein; protein product: MPSPLANIYARLPVAFTHGQGVWLWDAQGRKYLDALAGIGVSCLGHAHPQLVQAIATQAARVIHTSNIYEIPQQAELAARLTALAGMQEAAFANSGSEANEAAIKLARYYAWQRGNQHAHIITMDSSWHGRTLATLAATGSDKARKGFEPLPSGFIQVPYNQIDAVRAAGDAEPRVAAVLLEALQGEGGIRPSDAAYLQALRQLCTERGWLLMIDEVQSGIGRSGKWFAHQWAGIRPDVMTLAKGLAGGVPIGAMLAAGPAAGVLTPGSHGTTFGGGPLACAAGLAVLDAIESDNLLDNAHAVGAHLRESLAAALAGTPGVTEIRGRGLMLGIELARPCGALALRALEAGLLINVTRDRVIRMLPPLILNRTEADRIVEILVPLIRDFLADKTSSTPLPGHEPGRAL